The Siansivirga zeaxanthinifaciens CC-SAMT-1 region TTTAAAGGTTTTGCTATACTTGTAAAAACTGAAGCCAGTATTAAAACACAGGTATTCATTGCAATTTTGGTTAGCGCGGCAGGATTCTTTTTTAATATTTCAATTACCGAATGGCTTATACAAACCCTAGCAATTGCCATGGTAATAAGTATTGAAGCTATTAATACTGCTATTGAAGAAATTGCAAACTTTATTCATCCAGAGCATCACCAAAAAATTGGTTTGATTAAAGATATAGCAGCAGGTGCTGTGTTTATTGCTTCAATTTTTGCCGTTATTATAGGATTAATTATATATTTTCCAAAGGTTTTTTAAATACGATAACCTATAGGATAAACGTTAGTAATTTGTATTTTTGCTTAATCTAATAGCGCGTTAATGGCGAAGAAAAACAACAACAAACCAAACCATACTAAAACTAAATTTAAAATGCCAAGTTTTAAATTATCAAGTCAGCAAAAATTGATTTTTGGTAGTTTTCTTGCCATTTTAGGCATCATGCTCTTTGTTGCTTTTATTTCCTTTTTATTTACCGGAGATGCAGACCAAAGCACCATAACACAACTAACAAATAGAAATGTTAAAACCCAAAATTGGTTAAGCAAAGCTGGAGTATGGCTTAGTAACTTTTTTATAGAGCGTGGTTTTGGTGTAGCGTCATTTATTTTTGCTGGTCTCTTTTTCTTATCGGGTATTTATGTTTTAATGAATCTTAGCAAAGCGAAGCTAAGAAAACATTGGTTTTGGGGAATTTTAATTGTTATTTGGCTATCAACCCTCTTCGGCTTTTTTAGCAACACTTTCGATTTATTAGGAGGCACCATTGGTTTTGAAGTGAACAGCTATTTACAAGATTATTTAGGAAAAACCGGAACCATTTTATTACTTCTATTCGGTTTAATTACCTATTTGGCCATACGCTTTAAAGTTACATTTGAAAGTATTGCAGCCCTTTTTAAATCGGCTAAAAGTGATTTTAAAGAAGAATTTTCAAAATCGAATGAAGATACAATTGTACCTGTAGATAATAACTTATCGGATGAAGCCGAAGCTTTTAAAACGGCATTCGACCTTTCAACAGAAAAAGAAGCCGCTAAAGAAACAACCACAATAAGTTCAACACCAGAACCTAAAGTAGATTCTACACCGCTAGAAGTTAACCCTCCGGTTAAATCAGTTGAAAAAAGCGATTTAGAAATGACTGTGGAAGTTGAAGAAGAATCTATTGAAATGGAAGTTGAAGAAGTACCTGAAGAGCTTTCGGAAACCGATAATTTATCCAATAAACTAGTTGCCGATTTCGGACAATTTGACCCGACCCTAGAATTATCTCAATTTAAATTTCCGCCTTTAGATCTTCTTAAAAAATACGACAGCGAAGGGATTACCATCAATCAAGAAGAACTTGAAGAAAATAAAAACCGTATTGTAGATACATTAAAAAATTACAACATTGGTATTGCCAGTATTAAAGCAACCATCGGGCCTACCGTAACACTTTATGAGATTGTACCAGATGCTGGAATTCGTATTTCAAAAATTAAAAATTTAGAAGACGATATTGCCTTATCGCTATCGGCTTTGGGCATTCGTATAATTGCGCCCATTCCTGGAAAAGGTACTATTGGTATCGAGGTGCCAAACAAAAATTCTACTATAGTTTCGA contains the following coding sequences:
- a CDS encoding diacylglycerol kinase, with amino-acid sequence MIKKESFLVNRIKSIGYAFKGFAILVKTEASIKTQVFIAILVSAAGFFFNISITEWLIQTLAIAMVISIEAINTAIEEIANFIHPEHHQKIGLIKDIAAGAVFIASIFAVIIGLIIYFPKVF
- a CDS encoding DNA translocase FtsK, whose protein sequence is MAKKNNNKPNHTKTKFKMPSFKLSSQQKLIFGSFLAILGIMLFVAFISFLFTGDADQSTITQLTNRNVKTQNWLSKAGVWLSNFFIERGFGVASFIFAGLFFLSGIYVLMNLSKAKLRKHWFWGILIVIWLSTLFGFFSNTFDLLGGTIGFEVNSYLQDYLGKTGTILLLLFGLITYLAIRFKVTFESIAALFKSAKSDFKEEFSKSNEDTIVPVDNNLSDEAEAFKTAFDLSTEKEAAKETTTISSTPEPKVDSTPLEVNPPVKSVEKSDLEMTVEVEEESIEMEVEEVPEELSETDNLSNKLVADFGQFDPTLELSQFKFPPLDLLKKYDSEGITINQEELEENKNRIVDTLKNYNIGIASIKATIGPTVTLYEIVPDAGIRISKIKNLEDDIALSLSALGIRIIAPIPGKGTIGIEVPNKNSTIVSMRSVIASKKFQSSDMQLPIALGKTISNETFVVDLAKMPHLLMAGATGQGKSVGLNAVLTSLLYKKHPAEVKFILVDPKKVELTLFNKIERHYLAKLPDSEDAIITDNTKVINTLNSLCIEMDNRYELLKNAMCRNIAEYNVKFKDRKLNPNDGHQYLPYIVLVVDEFADLIMTAGKEVETPIARLAQLARAIGIHLIIATQRPSVNVITGIIKANFPARIAFRVTSKIDSRTILDGSGADQLIGRGDMLYTQGNDLIRVQCAFVDTPEVEKITDYIGSQKAYPEAYMLPEFVGEESGTSLDIDIADRDKLFKEAAIVIVTAQQGSASLLQRKLKLGYNRAGRLIDQLEAAGIVGPFEGSKARQVLITDLTALDNHLENEI